One Aegilops tauschii subsp. strangulata cultivar AL8/78 chromosome 7, Aet v6.0, whole genome shotgun sequence genomic window carries:
- the LOC109762709 gene encoding serpin-Z2A-like: MQFLKPRTVRLYPKLRRWILTDAASSGSGLQPLALALNKRLADDAGKSNKNLVFSPLSIYAALSLVAAGARERTLAEMLGVLGARSRDDLAGSVRALAEQALADQSWAGGPHVSFACAVWHDKTRPLKPDYVAAAVKSYKAQTCAVDFHEKPKEAAEQINAWVAASTNKLIPSIVDPDTLSNQTDLVVANAIYFKGKWDKPFDEEDTKEDKFHRRDSSTIDVPFMRGWGKQRIACHDGFKVLQLRYRRGLSSPARYSMCIFLPDDRDGLSQLSDRIAADPDFLREHLPTSTVLVGDFRLPKFKLAFDTELTGVLQDLGLKDAFDPGKADFTDMAEGTFRPLALEEVLHKAVIEVNEEGTEAAAVTAALMFGCASDYPPQCVDFVADHPFAFFVMEEASGAIMFAGHVLDPSS, translated from the exons ATGCAGTTCCTGAAGCCGCGCACCGTCCGCCTCTATCCGAAACTACGGCGATGGATCTTGACGGACGCCGCGAGCTCTGGTTCCGGCCTGCAGCCGCTCGCTCTAGCCCTCAACAAGCGCCTCGCCGACGACGCTGGGAAGAGCAACAAGAACCTCGTCTTCTCGCCGTTGTCCATCTACGCGGCGCTATCGCTGGTGGCCGCCGGCGCCCGCGAGCGCACCCTGGCGGAGATGCTCGGCGTCCTCGGGGCGCGGTCCCGGGACGACCTTGCCGGGTCAGTCCGCGCGCTGGCGGAGCAGGCCCTCGCCGACCAGTCATGGGCCGGCGGACCGCACGTCAGCTTCGCTTGCGCCGTGTGGCACGACAAGACGAGGCCCCTCAAGCCCGActacgtcgccgccgccgtcaagTCCTACAAGGCGCAGACGTGCGCCGTGGACTTCCACGAGAAG CCGAAGGAAGCTGCGGAGCAGATCAACGCATGGGTGGCGGCGTCGACGAACAAGCTCATCCCCTCAATCGTTGATCCAGATACACTGTCCAACCAGACCGACCTCGTCGTCGCCAACGCCATCTACTTCAAGGGCAAGTGGGACAAGCCGTTCGACGAGGAAGACACCAAGGAGGACAAGTTCCACCGCCGTGACAGCAGCACCATCGACGTGCCCTTCATGCGAGGCTGGGGCAAGCAGCGTATCGCGTGCCACGACGGCTTCAAGGTGCTCCAGCTTCGTTACCGGAGAGGCCTGTCGTCGCCGGCACGCTACTCGATGTGCATCTTCCTCCCCGACGACCGCGACGGGCTGTCGCAGCTGTCCGACAGGATAGCGGCCGACCCTGACTTTCTACGCGAGCACTTGCCGACGAGCACCGTCTTGGTCGGCGACTTCCGTCTACCCAAGTTCAAGCTCGCGTTCGATACCGAGTTGACGGGCGTTCTCCAGGACTTGGGACTCAAGGACGCTTTCGACCCGGGGAAGGCCGACTTCACGGACATGGCGGAGGGCACCTTCAGGCCCCTGGCACTGGAGGAAGTGCTACACAAGGCTGTCATCGAGGTGAATGAGGAAGGCACCGAGGCGGCCGCTGTAACGGCAGCCCTCATGTTTGGATGTGCATCTGACTACCCGCCGCAGTGTGTGGACTTTGTCGCTGATCATCCATTTGCCTTCTTTGTGATGGAGGAGGCGTCGGGTGCGATCATGTTCGCAGGGCACGTCCTTGACCCATCAAGTTAG
- the LOC109756325 gene encoding photosynthetic NDH subunit of subcomplex B 3, chloroplastic, producing the protein MAATLQFISLLGTSSAHPAPSCSSSNEKQHRSVHLPQQQQGRRKSGRRLRAVRAVETGAEPATADSETTVEPPSVDFAFVSPRLLPDGTPDVHYRTACGGQKLRDIMLQGYIDLYGPYDKLLLNCSGGGECGTCIVEVVEGGEMLSPKNEVEKEKLKRKPKSWRLACQATVGNPDSTGQMVIQQLPEWKVHKWDK; encoded by the exons ATGGCGGCGACACTGCAGTTCATCAGCCTGCTCGGCACCTCCTCCGCCCATCCAGCCCCTTCCTGCAGCAGCAGCAACGAGAAGCAGCACCGCTCTGTCCACCTgccgcagcagcagcaggggaGGAGGAAGAGCGGGAGGAGGCTCCGCGCCGTCCGCGCCGTCGAGACGGGCGCCGAGCCTGCCACCGCCGACTCTGAGACGACGGTGGAGCCGCCGTCCGTCGACTTTGCGTTCGTCAGC CCTCGGTTGCTGCCGGACGGGACGCCGGACGTGCACTACCGGACGGCGTGCGGCGGGCAGAAGCTCAGGGACATCATGCTCCAAGGTTACATCGACCTCTACGGGCCTTAC gaTAAATTGCTGCTCAACTGCTCGGGAGGCGGCGAGTGCGGGACTTGCATCGTGGAG GTAGTTGAAGGCGGCGAAATGCTTTCTCCGAAAAACGAAGTAGAAAAGGAAAAGCTCAAAAGG AAACCCAAGTCATGGAGGCTGGCGTGCCAGGCCACGGTTGGCAACCCAGATTCAACAGGACAG ATGGTCATACAACAGCTACCAGAGTGGAAGGTACACAAGTGGGACAAGTGA
- the LOC109762708 gene encoding uncharacterized protein has product MCVISTRSRCELCGAGADVHCRADAAFLCAPCDAEVHGANALASRHRRTRVSQSRGVVRVRCEAALEGWARQMGLEEGAAHRCAEAAARVIRTEVALAAPRMPLLVAMAAALWWEVAAHGVREPGDTLQRLEACANVPARLLVAVAAAIGRARAKKRTAAVNA; this is encoded by the exons ATGTGTGTAATAAGTACTAGGTCG CGCTGCGAGCTCTGCGGCGCGGGGGCGGACGTGCACTGCCGGGCCGACGCGGCGTTCCTCTGCGCGCCGTGCGACGCCGAGGTGCACGGCGCCAACGCCCTCGCGTCCCGCCACCGCCGCACGCGCGTCTCGCAGTCCAGGGGCGTCGTCCGCGTGCGCTGCGAGGCGGCGCTCGAGGGCTGGGCCAGGCAGATGGGCCTCGAGGAGGGGGCGGCGCACCGGTGTGCCGAGGCGGCCGCGCGCGTGATCCGGACCGAGGTCGCCCTGGCAGCGCCGCGCATGCCTCTTCTCGTCGCGATGGCGGCCGCGCTGTGGTGGGAGGTTGCGGCTCACGGCGTCCGCGAGCCTGGCGACACGCTCCAGCGCTTGGAGGCCTGTGCGAACGTGCCCGCAAGGCTGCttgtggcggtggcggcggcgatcgGGCGCGCGCGCGCCAAGAAGAGGACGGCCGCGGTGAACGCCTAG